A window of Castanea sativa cultivar Marrone di Chiusa Pesio chromosome 8, ASM4071231v1 genomic DNA:
GCATTGCTTCCAAAAGTAGACATTAAAATAAGATAAACAAACTCGTGTGCCTCTCTGAAGTAAGACATATTGTTGAATAACATGCATACGAAGAACAATTGAGAaatgagaatttgaaatttacatcTTAGAGAGGGTCGTTGTTATTGCAAATATTACATCTTACAGATTGCTACAATATGCATTTTCCCGCAAGACTTGCAAAATCAACCATgctattcaaaatttcaaaccctcTAATATGAACATTTATGCCTACTAATTTCCACTGCCAAAGGCAAAAAATTACTAACTAGCTAGTAAGATACCGAAAGCCAACGCCTAAGAAAACCAAGAAAACTGTCACTACTAGCAAGAATAAAGAATCAAACTAAAAAGACTGTCCCTGTAACATGGAATTATGCACACTCATTCCTACTGCCAAAGGCAAAGAATTACTACTGCTACGGTACTACCTACCTAGTGAGATTGAGATACCAAAAGCCAACGCCAAAGAAACCAAGAAAACGATCATTACTATCAagaatcaaaccaaaaagacTGTCAGTAACTCACAAAGAAGCCTTCTATTGGTTCTTGCATGCATGCCATATCCATATATTGCTCGACTAATTATTGATTGGCCTCGGCTTGATGCCATGATCCAAATCGTCAATTGTTCTTAAGGAGATGACAAAGCAAAGCCTGTCCGTTTCTTTATGGCGGAACATCCACAACGTAACAAAATCTTTTAACGCTCGTAGGCCATGTTCATCACAGAATTCTGCCCACCCTTGAGTAAGTATATGGTACTTATTCTTGCATGAAGTTTGCTTTAACTCCATCGGAAACGCATTGCCTTGTACATCATACGCCGTGACTGGAATTCCTTGACGAACAAAAGCTCGCAGCTCTTCATCCTTCAACAATGGAAAGAGGAACTTTCTTACAGCTTTTTGGCTCAAGAAAAGACGATAATGTTGCTTGATATCATTTTCTTGCAACTGCTTCTCAAAAGGTGTAGAGTATTCATTATTCTTAACTAAGCTGTCAATATTGCTCTGAACTGGTGGCCTCTTTGGGAGCTCATAGGCTCAAATGCGGGACTCAGGTGTGCTTTGAAGGCTTTTTGGTTCCGCATATTCCTTTGGTTTTGGATTACTGGTTACTCGACCATTATCAACAACACACTAtcttttcttgttcttgttctttgcCTCCAAAGTCGTAGCAATATCCTCATCATGATCTTTGGACGTGCTTGCCTTTGAGCCTTTACCCATATTTGCttcttttctgtttctttttctatcCCCCACCATGGATTCtgtgaaaagaaagagaaactttTCTCAGAAGAGAAGACTTTCTTGGCGCTATCGATGAGAATTGTTTCTAATCTAAGAGACTTTCTTGGAGCGatgaataaaatgaaatggCTGGAGATTTTTAATTAAGAACGATCTGCTTTGTAAACCCACAATTTTGAGAAATTTCTTTTATGGAATGACGTGGCATGTAACCCAATATTTCACACGACTGTGCCTTCTCTATATATCTTTTATGAACAATTGCATGCAACCCAATatgttaaacaaaataatgaatcCTTAAAATAGTGTGGCTGGactttttgataaatttgacaTGACACAATGAAACTGCTTATTTTATTACCCACTTGGGTTTTAGTTCAAGTTTGGAGTGAGGTGGAGCAGAAGCCGATCTTATGTTCAAAGCTTATAAGCAATAATTCCAGAGAGTCAAGTCCCATATAGTTTCTctctaaaatatttatataaaaataaaagagtccCGATAGTTTTCTACTCACTCGTCCGGTTTCATATATATTCAATATGACTCAAGAAATCACATATCCTTAATCATTGCACGCTACATAAGTTTATTGACAATCAGTTCCGTAATTGGGGTCTCTCCTTGAGAATCCCTTTTAGCACTGTAATCTTATCTCCTCTAATTTCAGTACAGGTTTCAATAAATCAAAGAATTccgcattaaaaaaaaaaaaaaaaatcaatctcgTGCATCATGTTTATCCATCAAACAACCCCCTCCCCACCCCAAccggtttctctctctctctctctccctaacCCCTTTTTATATTGTATTCCATTTCTTAATGTAAACATTACATTGCATTTTCCGTCCCTCCTGGAGATTACTGAAGGATGTTCAGCTTCAACACTCGTCAATCATCCAGAGTATGAACTTATATAGGATTTTTACATGACAGAGATTCTAGCCACCAATGTATCCCAGCCGATGAAGGATCATTGCTAAAATTAGCATGCATATAGCCAGAATCAAACCAGGTCTTCCCAGCAGCCAATTCTTTGTCTTCTTTACACCTTCCACTCCTCTTTGAAGCCTGTCTGCCCAACGCATCTGCACCAACAATTCACAGGAAACcgaaaaaattcacattcatCATCAACTACAGTAACAGTAAGCTGTGCAAATTTTGGATCAGACGAGCTAGGTATATTTTCTCAAGACCACTCTTTTTTAGCCTGTAACTTCACGGGACCTCATCTCCAATGACTGGTTTTTGAATCAAACAACTTAAACATCTAAAGACAATTTGAATCTAAAAACTTTCATTACATTACATAGGATGAGAGTGAAACAACATAAATTTCACTTAAATTGAGGGGTGCGttataggttttcttttcaatcCTGAGACAATCTATACCAAAAATAAAGTCTCATAATGtggttttcacttttctttgatattattttcatccattttcCAAAAGTCAAGTTGATCCAAATCATATCTAATTCACTCATGACAATAGCAGTATCATATCCAAATCATATCTAATTCAATCATATCTAAACACTTGAGGAAATGTCTTCTTTATAAATTAAGGATGCAAAGATATAGACAAACTGAACATATTCTAGAATACTATAgtgcaaattaaaaatttgtagcTAGTTCTGTTATAAAGAATGAGACAAATGCATTAAAAACTTAAGTAAAGATTTGGTACCATTTTATCCAAGTCGTCTGGTGATAATGATGACATTGCTTGTTGAGCTTTTGCTGCATCTTCTCGAGAAAGCTTCATACCAAACTGTTCACTCATGTTTGCCATCATGTCTGGATTCATATTCTTAATCATTGATGTAAACATCTGCCAAAGATCATGCAAATTTTATTCATGAACTCTTTTAGCCACAGAAAATAATGTGATTCCATTGGCACAATAAACAATTCAAAGCACAAACTCATCCTTGGGGCTAAACTTTTTCAGTAACAAGCAGTATCCAGTGACCGAGTAATATCCAaaagtagaaacaaaaaatacacatagaAATCGAAAATTTTCATAACATATGTAGTCTGACTGTAtcaaataaagttttaaattaatgataaaaattaatatagtaTCTGacagattttttttggggggacaaaaaaaatttgatttcaaactgGGCTTCACTAAACATTAAAGAACATTTCACTAggacaaatattttatttttaatctacATAAAGCAACCAAACATCTAATTTATGCTTTTATAAAATCAACAAACCTGCCGCATTGCTGGATCTTTCATTTGGTTTCTCATCTGTTCTTGCAAATCAGGAGTCGAGGATGGGAAGGTTGATGGAGTAGAAGttcttaaatttgaaaatatatcaCGAGATGAACTAGATTCACCCACAACACTAGATCTATTAACTACAGGATTTTCCTGGGCAGCTGAAGATTTTGGCCCAGCATCTGAAAGCCCTTTTACAGCTGCTGCTGTAGGAAATGAGTCCATCCCTTTCAAAGATGATGCCGTTTCAAACATCTTCTGAAGGTCTTCCGGTGACATTTTATTCATCATATTAGTTGCTGTTTTAAGCATGTCAGGTGTCATATTTGGAGGAACTGAGCTGCCAGGATTATTATCTGAGGAACCTCCCATAAAATATGGGTTCTCCCCCTGAAATGAAGAAGCCATTTCAAGCATTTTTTGAAGTTCTTCAGGTGACATCTTGCTGATCACATTTGATGCAGTCTTAACCATTTCAGGAGGTACCTCTCCAGATTTTCCAGAACTCATGGCAGCCAGTGTGTCCGGATCAACAGTTGAAATAAAATTCTGGAACGATCTATAAAACAAATACACCATGCACACAAACAAAGGTTAGCTATCTTACAGATTTATAACTCAATGACTGTACAGAACATAGAAATGGATGCATCAACGGGACAAGACCTTTAGAAATTAGAATTCAGCAGggggaaatatatatatatatatatatatatatatatatatatatatatatatatatatatatatatattcccaaTAGGACTACATCTTATTTCAAGATTAAATTCAGTTCTGAGACAACTTGTTGCAAAATATAGCCTGAACTGGGATATTTCAGCAAGTTTTCTTTACAAAATGAATGCATAGCTATGGAAAAGTAGTCAGGTGAAAATAGATGTTCATCCAATGTCCACTCTTAATCACTTTTATTTTGCCAAACAAAACTATTGCATTATCAAATTACTACATCCTCCATGATATATTGGGCTTAAGCACGGAATTTTATACCAACCATTGAGATTTTTTCTGCAGTACATGATGTAAATTATTCATAGTAAAGGTAATTATGTATTACTATTACTGTATCTTAGAGGATCCATGATAGCAAATAACAAAATTCAATGTAGAAAACAACAAAGACCTCACCAAATACTCCAAAACTAAATGAGGTCTGTAATATGTTATGGTCACATGCAAGTAATCTTtaacaagaaattattattagACAAGCAGGCAAAAACTCTTTTATGGACACAAACAAACCTGATTGTGTCTGGGTCATCTTTCAAAGCATGCAAAGACTCAGAATTGGACATAATACCCCCTCTGTTAACTGCACTTTGACTCTTAGTAGAATCAACATTTTGATGTGGCTGTGCCACTGAATGCTCCATGGATGAGCTTTTATGATTTTTGGAAGAGACAGTCTCAACCCCTTcagtaatttcttcaatcactAAACCTATTAAACAAGCAAAGATCAATAATAAGTCAAAAGGTTGTATATCTGAGATATATATGCTATAGATCTCActcatttaaaaagttaatacAGGGaccccaaaaaaaggaaaaacaaaaaaacaagaaagaaacatACCTCTTCGTGCATGCCCACCCCCTTCTTTGGCCAATTTTTCCTTTGCATCCCTATGTCAGCAATTTGATACCATTTAACTTGTCAAATTTGACAGCTCAGATTCTTTATGTTAAAACTGAGAGTTAAATAACTTATAAGAGGGAATGTGAAATCCAAAAAATCAAGAATCCTGATTTCTGAAATATAAGAGCCATTTATAGGATTGGTAACAATCCCAATGGTATAAACCGTAGGTTTAAAGAGGTAAAACatgaaatgtttaaaaaattttaatttgtaaactATTTGGATTAAATTATCAACTGATTCtcaagggaaaaaataaaaaatttctctcttttttaagaTCTCAAAGATTAGCTGTTATTGCATATGGCTCACCACTCAAACCAAGTCCAAAGGACCCACATTGATGCATGCATCAGCTGAACGTATGACATGTTAGCTAAATACTTTCATTATTCTTTGGTTGATAGATAGAGATTGAGAGAGGAGCACACCTTAAAACATCTGCAATTGTTTCATCATCTGGGGAAACTTCAAGTGCCTTGCTCAAATCAGACACAGCATCCTAACATATTCAGAAATGTCATTAGATAACACAAGCAAATCAGCATACAGTTGCATTAATATATACATCCTTCAAAGACCTATTAGTTAATCACTGCATAAAAATACATAGAACTCACTTCTAATTGACCAAGTTCTTTGTATGCTTGCCCTCTTCGGTAAAGAGCTTTGATATTGTTTGCATCATATGCCAAAACCTGaagtaataaaagaaataaataacttaTATTAAAGATGGAAAGACACTTACAGGCATGTGAAGAAAGTAactgataaaaaattaatgtccACTCGCATAGGCAGCATAAAGCATGACAAAAGGAAATATTTTAGCTTATGTTCTTGGATACTCTTCCTAGTTATATTATCAGTTATGCTAGGCTCCCTAATTTATTAGTTTCAATTACTACATATTGTTTTATCAGTGGGTGTTGTTACGCCAAAATGTATGGAGATAGACATGATCGATTGACAACCAATATCATATAACACAACGATACCAGAAGAGAAAAATGACTTCTTCATACCTCAGAGCCTTCatttatgcattcatcatacTGTCTTGTTTTCAAATAACACGACATCAAGTTGAGTGAGCATGCCAACAGAACTGTTCTGCCTTTGGAGGATAAAATGCCTTGTAAATTTTTCTTTGCCTAAGATTTAGAGAGCAAAAACAATATCATATCAGTTAAAAGGGACTCTACACCCAGCAAGAGAACAATCTCTAGgaccaataacaaaaataaatgaatgtatGAATGAGCAAATAAAAGGTTCAAACAGACACAAAGGTCCACTTACAAGCAAATATTTCTCCGAGGCATCACTGAACCTTCCCTGGCTGTGAAGCTCATTCCCCTgccaaattgaaaataaatccATAAACGCATGGTAGACATGGACCAAGCCAAGAGGGTTGAAGGGGGGCTATCACCCGTCTACCCACTTCTAACCCCAACCAGAAAAAATTTGACTTGTGTCGCTTGGATAAATGTACCCCCAACAACCCTCCCCTGAGAAATGCCACTCATTGACTTCTCTAAACCAAAAattcttctttccttttatagAATCGATATATATCTTAAATGCTGTCGGTCTTAGCTTTGAAAAGTGATATACAAgtgaattttacatttttattctcttttaaaATTCTTTCCATATTAAAGCAATACCCCTTGTAAGGTGAATTTGGATTTAAAGATAAAGAGAATTTTCCTCCAACTCACTACATAGAAACTCAAATAAGCATCCACTAGTATTTTTGGTCACATGACCTACTTAATAGTCACATTACTTTTTAAATGAGTTAGTAAACCATGTGATTTAATACATGTGGATGGCCTAATAATCCACCACATAATGGTATGGAAGAGATTCCTCCAAGCCAAATTGAAG
This region includes:
- the LOC142607887 gene encoding outer envelope protein 61 produces the protein MFNGMMDPEMIRLAQEQMSRMSPADFARIQQQMMSNPDLMKMATEGMKNMRPEDLKMAAEQLKHTRPEEMAEIGEKMANASPEEIAAMRARADVQMTYELSAAEVLKKKGNELHSQGRFSDASEKYLLAKKNLQGILSSKGRTVLLACSLNLMSCYLKTRQYDECINEGSEVLAYDANNIKALYRRGQAYKELGQLEDAVSDLSKALEVSPDDETIADVLRDAKEKLAKEGGGHARRGLVIEEITEGVETVSSKNHKSSSMEHSVAQPHQNVDSTKSQSAVNRGGIMSNSESLHALKDDPDTIRSFQNFISTVDPDTLAAMSSGKSGEVPPEMVKTASNVISKMSPEELQKMLEMASSFQGENPYFMGGSSDNNPGSSVPPNMTPDMLKTATNMMNKMSPEDLQKMFETASSLKGMDSFPTAAAVKGLSDAGPKSSAAQENPVVNRSSVVGESSSSRDIFSNLRTSTPSTFPSSTPDLQEQMRNQMKDPAMRQMFTSMIKNMNPDMMANMSEQFGMKLSREDAAKAQQAMSSLSPDDLDKMMRWADRLQRGVEGVKKTKNWLLGRPGLILAICMLILAMILHRLGYIGG